Proteins encoded by one window of Lutibacter sp. A64:
- the mraY gene encoding phospho-N-acetylmuramoyl-pentapeptide-transferase, which yields MLYYLFEYLDKHYNLAGAGLFQYITFRSALAFIGSLLFSTIYGKRVINYLQRKQVGESVRDLGLDGQVEKAGTPTMGGIIIILATLIPVLLLSKVDNVYIIILIVTTIWMGTIGFVDDYIKIFRKNKEGLKGRFKVLGQITLGIFVGAMLYFHPDVTIKEQLPKQYQYETEAGVPVLFAEAHKSAKTTIPFLKNNELDYAVVLDLFGDGLRDYAWIVFIPIVIFIITAVSNGANLTDGIDGLAAGSSAIIVLTLGIFAWVSGNIIFADYLDVMYIPNSGEMTIFIAAFVGALVGFLWYNTYPAQVFMGDTGSLTIGGIIAVLAISVRKELLIPILAGIFLIENLSVIMQVGFFKYTKKKYGVGKRIFKMSPLHHHYQKSGYHESKIVTRFWIVGIMLAVLTIVTLKLR from the coding sequence ATGTTATATTATTTATTCGAATATTTAGACAAACATTATAATTTGGCAGGGGCAGGGTTGTTTCAATACATAACTTTTCGTTCTGCATTAGCTTTTATTGGTTCATTGTTGTTTTCTACAATTTATGGAAAAAGAGTTATTAATTATTTACAACGTAAGCAAGTTGGAGAATCTGTAAGAGATTTAGGGTTAGATGGTCAAGTTGAAAAAGCTGGTACACCAACTATGGGTGGAATAATAATAATACTTGCAACTCTAATTCCTGTTTTACTATTATCTAAAGTAGACAATGTCTATATTATTATTTTAATAGTTACAACAATTTGGATGGGAACTATAGGTTTTGTTGATGACTATATTAAGATTTTTAGAAAAAATAAAGAAGGTTTAAAAGGAAGGTTTAAAGTATTAGGTCAAATTACTTTAGGAATTTTTGTAGGTGCTATGTTGTATTTTCATCCAGATGTTACTATAAAAGAGCAGTTGCCTAAGCAATATCAATACGAAACAGAAGCAGGTGTGCCGGTGTTGTTTGCTGAAGCTCATAAATCAGCAAAAACAACTATACCTTTTTTAAAAAATAACGAATTAGACTATGCAGTAGTTTTAGATCTTTTTGGTGATGGACTTAGAGATTATGCTTGGATTGTATTTATTCCAATAGTAATTTTTATTATAACTGCAGTTTCAAATGGAGCTAATTTAACAGACGGTATTGATGGATTAGCGGCTGGTTCTTCGGCTATAATTGTACTAACTCTAGGTATTTTTGCTTGGGTTTCTGGAAACATAATTTTCGCAGATTATTTAGATGTAATGTACATTCCAAATTCTGGTGAAATGACCATTTTTATAGCAGCTTTTGTAGGTGCTTTAGTTGGGTTTTTATGGTATAATACCTATCCAGCGCAGGTTTTTATGGGAGATACAGGTAGTTTAACAATAGGAGGGATAATTGCTGTTTTGGCAATTTCAGTTCGTAAAGAGTTATTAATTCCAATTTTAGCAGGCATATTTTTAATTGAAAATTTATCTGTAATAATGCAAGTTGGATTTTTTAAATACACAAAGAAAAAATACGGAGTAGGAAAACGCATATTTAAAATGTCTCCATTACACCATCATTATCAAAAATCGGGATATCATGAAAGTAAAATTGTAACTCGTTTTTGGATTGTAGGTATTATGTTGGCAGTATTAACAATAGTAACATTAAAACTAAGATAA
- the murD gene encoding UDP-N-acetylmuramoyl-L-alanine--D-glutamate ligase, with protein MNTNRNNNEFDASVFGGYKHLLVVLGAGESGVGSAILGKQKGYEVFVSDMGKIAGKYKNVLIENEISFEEGNHSESRIFDADVVIKSPGIPDHISIVAALKQKNIKVISEIEFASKYTTGTIVGITGSNGKTTTTMLVDHILKNAKLNVGMGGNIGISFAQQIAENNFDIHALELSSFQLDGIESFAPHIAIITNITPDHLDRYNYKFENYVESKFRITENQTENDFLIYDADDEVIINWLKNNKVKATLLPFSVKKELEQGVFIKDNKIQIKYKTEETIMEISTLALKGEHNTKNAMAAAMTATLLKVRKNTIRESLEDFEGAEHRLEPVLKINGVQYINDSKATNVNATFYALDCMQSPTVWIVGGVDKGNDYLDLMPLVREKVKAIVCLGVDNQKIKQTFNNVVDLIVETAGAEEAVKVAYKIAEKGDSVLLSPACASFDLFKSYEDRGNQFKQAVREL; from the coding sequence ATGAATACTAATAGAAATAATAACGAATTTGATGCATCTGTTTTTGGCGGGTACAAACACCTTTTGGTTGTGCTTGGAGCCGGAGAAAGTGGTGTTGGTTCTGCAATTTTAGGAAAGCAGAAGGGATATGAAGTTTTTGTTTCTGATATGGGAAAGATAGCAGGAAAATATAAAAATGTACTTATAGAAAATGAAATTTCTTTTGAAGAAGGAAATCATTCAGAGTCACGAATATTTGATGCAGATGTTGTAATTAAAAGTCCGGGAATACCAGATCATATTTCAATTGTAGCAGCATTAAAACAAAAAAATATTAAAGTTATTTCTGAAATTGAATTTGCTTCAAAATATACCACTGGAACTATAGTGGGAATTACAGGTTCTAATGGTAAAACCACTACAACAATGCTTGTAGATCATATTTTGAAAAATGCAAAATTAAATGTTGGAATGGGAGGTAATATTGGGATTAGTTTTGCGCAACAAATTGCAGAAAACAATTTTGATATACATGCATTGGAATTAAGTAGTTTTCAGTTAGATGGAATTGAGTCTTTTGCACCGCATATAGCAATAATTACAAATATTACACCAGATCATTTAGATAGGTATAATTATAAATTTGAAAACTATGTTGAATCAAAATTTAGAATTACAGAAAATCAGACAGAAAATGATTTTTTAATCTATGACGCAGATGATGAGGTGATTATAAATTGGCTTAAAAATAATAAAGTAAAAGCAACACTTCTTCCGTTTTCAGTAAAAAAGGAATTAGAACAAGGTGTTTTTATAAAAGATAATAAAATACAAATAAAATATAAAACCGAAGAAACAATAATGGAAATATCAACTTTAGCATTAAAAGGAGAACACAATACTAAAAATGCAATGGCAGCTGCCATGACGGCTACATTATTAAAGGTTAGAAAAAATACAATAAGAGAAAGTTTAGAAGATTTTGAAGGTGCTGAACATAGGTTAGAACCTGTACTTAAAATTAACGGCGTTCAATATATAAACGATTCTAAAGCTACAAATGTTAATGCAACATTTTATGCCTTAGATTGTATGCAATCACCAACAGTTTGGATTGTAGGAGGTGTAGATAAAGGAAATGATTATTTAGATTTAATGCCATTGGTTAGAGAAAAGGTTAAGGCAATTGTTTGCCTAGGAGTAGATAATCAAAAAATAAAGCAAACTTTTAATAATGTAGTAGATTTAATTGTTGAAACTGCAGGTGCAGAAGAAGCTGTAAAAGTTGCATATAAAATTGCTGAAAAAGGTGATTCAGTTTTATTATCACCGGCTTGTGCAAGTTTCGATTTATTTAAGAGTTACGAAGATAGAGGTAACCAATTTAAACAAGCGGTTAGAGAATTGTAA
- a CDS encoding FtsW/RodA/SpoVE family cell cycle protein: MKQILKNIEGDRAIWAIVVFMAVLSFMPVYSASTNLVYVANSGTTTYHLVKHVVLLFFGFLIIYGVHKIPYRYFSGGSVLMLPLVIVLLIFTLAKGTVIGGANASRWITIPFIGVGFQTSTLAGVVLMIFVARYLAKNKEKAISFKESLWRLWLPVAITLVFILPANFSTTAIIFSMVLLLTFLGGYPLKYLASIVGIGIVAFALFVLFAKAFPNTMHNRVDTWVSRIENFSDKNAEEGYQVEKAKIAIASGGLQGRGPGKSVQKNFLPQSSSDFIFAIIVEEYGLIFGALTVILMYLLLLIRILVAAKKATTIFATLLIIGVGLPIIFQAIINMAVAVNLFPVTGQTLPLISSGGTSIWMTCFAIGIILSVTAEKEKIIDNETEENPLDILHEAID, from the coding sequence ATGAAACAAATATTAAAAAATATCGAAGGTGATCGTGCTATTTGGGCAATTGTAGTCTTTATGGCGGTGTTGTCGTTTATGCCTGTTTATAGTGCAAGTACTAATTTGGTATATGTTGCAAACTCAGGAACTACAACGTACCATTTAGTAAAACATGTTGTTTTATTATTTTTCGGTTTTTTAATTATTTATGGAGTTCATAAAATACCATACAGGTATTTTAGTGGAGGGTCTGTTTTAATGCTTCCTTTAGTAATAGTATTGCTAATTTTTACCTTGGCTAAAGGAACTGTAATTGGAGGGGCAAATGCAAGTAGATGGATAACCATACCGTTTATAGGTGTTGGTTTTCAAACATCTACATTAGCAGGTGTTGTTTTAATGATATTTGTTGCGCGGTATTTAGCTAAAAATAAAGAGAAGGCAATTAGTTTTAAAGAGAGTCTTTGGAGATTGTGGTTGCCAGTTGCTATAACATTAGTTTTTATTTTACCTGCAAATTTTTCAACCACAGCTATTATTTTTTCTATGGTATTGCTTTTAACTTTTTTAGGAGGATATCCATTAAAATATTTGGCATCTATTGTGGGTATTGGAATAGTAGCATTTGCATTATTTGTTTTGTTTGCAAAAGCGTTTCCAAATACAATGCACAATAGGGTAGATACTTGGGTGAGTAGAATAGAGAATTTTTCTGATAAAAATGCTGAGGAAGGATACCAAGTTGAAAAAGCTAAAATTGCAATTGCAAGCGGTGGATTACAAGGAAGAGGCCCAGGGAAAAGTGTTCAAAAGAACTTTTTACCACAATCATCATCCGATTTTATATTTGCCATAATTGTTGAAGAATATGGTTTAATATTTGGCGCTCTAACAGTTATATTAATGTATTTATTATTGTTGATAAGAATTTTAGTTGCAGCTAAAAAAGCTACAACAATTTTTGCGACATTATTAATAATTGGCGTAGGTTTGCCAATTATTTTTCAAGCAATTATTAATATGGCTGTAGCTGTAAATTTATTTCCAGTTACAGGACAAACATTGCCGTTAATTAGTAGTGGAGGAACCTCTATTTGGATGACTTGTTTTGCCATTGGTATTATTTTAAGTGTAACTGCTGAAAAAGAAAAAATTATAGATAATGAAACTGAAGAAAACCCTTTAGATATTTTACATGAAGCAATCGATTAA
- the murG gene encoding undecaprenyldiphospho-muramoylpentapeptide beta-N-acetylglucosaminyltransferase yields MKQSINIILSGGGTGGHIYPAVSIANELKEKYPEANFLFVGAKDRMEMEKVPQAGYKIEGLWISGIQRSLSLKNLAFPFKLISSLWNAFKIIRKFKPTIVIGTGGFASGPTLYAASVKGVKTVIQEQNSYPGITNKLLSKKADKICVAYDGLERFFLADKIVKTGNPVRQDLLDVTSKKEEAINFFGLKSNKKILVVIGGSLGARALNNLIEKQINWLVENEVQVIWQTGKLYYEEFKKYDNLEGVQTHAFLNRMDLTYAAADFIISRAGAGSISELCIVGKPVIFIPSPNVAEDHQTKNALSVVTKDAALLLKESELNMFQNMFLELKNDEKLQQKLSENIKALALPNATKDIVKEIEKLINS; encoded by the coding sequence ATGAAGCAATCGATTAACATAATATTAAGTGGAGGTGGCACAGGTGGACATATTTATCCAGCTGTATCTATAGCAAATGAGCTAAAGGAAAAATATCCTGAGGCTAATTTTTTGTTTGTAGGTGCTAAGGATAGAATGGAAATGGAAAAAGTACCTCAAGCTGGATACAAAATAGAAGGATTGTGGATTTCGGGAATTCAAAGAAGTTTGTCTTTAAAGAATTTAGCATTTCCCTTTAAGTTAATAAGTAGTTTATGGAATGCATTTAAAATTATTAGAAAATTTAAACCAACAATTGTAATTGGTACTGGAGGTTTTGCTAGTGGTCCAACTTTATACGCGGCGAGTGTTAAAGGTGTTAAAACTGTAATTCAAGAACAAAATTCGTATCCGGGAATTACAAATAAATTATTAAGCAAAAAAGCAGACAAAATTTGTGTAGCTTATGATGGGTTAGAACGATTTTTTCTTGCTGATAAAATAGTGAAAACAGGAAATCCTGTACGTCAAGATTTATTAGATGTTACTAGCAAAAAAGAAGAAGCAATCAACTTTTTTGGATTAAAATCTAATAAAAAAATATTGGTTGTTATAGGTGGTAGTTTAGGTGCAAGAGCTTTAAACAATTTAATTGAAAAGCAAATTAATTGGTTGGTAGAAAATGAGGTTCAGGTTATATGGCAAACAGGAAAATTATATTATGAAGAATTTAAAAAGTATGACAACCTAGAAGGAGTTCAAACACATGCTTTTTTAAATAGAATGGATTTAACATATGCTGCTGCAGATTTTATTATTAGCAGAGCAGGTGCTGGTTCAATTTCAGAATTATGTATTGTAGGGAAACCGGTTATATTTATTCCTTCTCCTAATGTGGCAGAAGATCATCAAACAAAAAATGCACTTTCTGTAGTTACAAAAGATGCTGCTTTATTGTTAAAAGAATCTGAATTAAATATGTTTCAAAATATGTTTTTAGAACTTAAAAACGATGAGAAGCTACAGCAAAAGTTAAGTGAGAATATAAAAGCGTTGGCCTTGCCTAACGCTACAAAAGATATAGTAAAAGAAATAGAAAAATTAATAAATAGTTAG
- the murC gene encoding UDP-N-acetylmuramate--L-alanine ligase, which yields MNLDSIHNVYFIGIGGIGMSAIAIYFKSNGKNVAGYDKTPTEITNNLQKMEINVHFEDAVDLIDDVYTNPKNTIVVYTPAVPKVHTELSYFIEHNFTVLKRSEILGEITKNTNCLAVAGTHGKTTTSTILGHILQEANVSATSFLGGISENYNSNLILGGNEVSVVEADEFDRSFLKLSPNIACITSMDADHLDIYGANESLENSFKEFADKVSGTLFVRKGMPIKGKTFGIEEDADYNAYNIRIENGAYIFNVKTPFETFENIKIFIPGKHNVLNAVAALAMANHFGVSIEVIAKALLTFKGIKRRFSYKINTENLVLIDDYAHHPTEINAVVDAVKEMYPKQKVLGVFQPHLFSRTRDFAEDFAQSLARFDELILLDIYPARELPIEGVSSQWLLTKVTNKNKQLSSKENLVNAILKSNAQIIVVIGAGDIGQLIENIKNSLSEN from the coding sequence TTGAATTTAGACAGTATACATAACGTTTATTTTATAGGTATTGGAGGTATCGGTATGAGTGCTATTGCAATTTATTTTAAAAGCAATGGTAAAAATGTTGCTGGTTATGATAAAACACCTACTGAAATTACAAATAATCTTCAAAAAATGGAAATTAACGTTCATTTTGAAGATGCTGTAGATTTAATTGACGATGTTTATACAAACCCTAAAAATACCATTGTAGTTTATACGCCAGCTGTTCCAAAAGTGCATACAGAGTTAAGCTATTTTATAGAGCATAATTTTACCGTTCTAAAACGTTCAGAAATATTAGGAGAAATTACTAAAAATACTAATTGCTTGGCTGTTGCAGGTACGCATGGTAAAACTACAACATCAACAATTTTAGGCCATATTTTACAAGAAGCTAATGTAAGTGCAACTTCTTTTTTAGGTGGAATTTCAGAAAATTACAATTCCAATTTAATTTTAGGAGGTAATGAAGTTTCGGTTGTTGAAGCTGACGAATTTGATCGTTCATTTTTAAAATTATCTCCAAATATTGCCTGCATAACTTCAATGGATGCAGATCATTTAGATATTTATGGAGCTAATGAATCGTTAGAGAATTCATTTAAAGAATTTGCAGATAAAGTTTCAGGTACCTTGTTTGTAAGAAAAGGGATGCCAATTAAAGGGAAAACTTTTGGAATTGAAGAAGATGCAGATTATAATGCTTATAATATTAGAATTGAAAATGGAGCTTATATTTTTAATGTAAAAACACCATTTGAAACTTTTGAAAATATAAAAATATTTATACCAGGAAAACATAATGTGCTAAATGCAGTGGCAGCTTTGGCAATGGCTAATCATTTTGGAGTTTCAATTGAAGTTATTGCTAAAGCTTTACTAACTTTTAAAGGTATAAAAAGGCGTTTTTCGTATAAAATAAATACAGAAAATTTGGTGTTGATTGATGATTATGCACATCACCCAACCGAGATAAATGCAGTAGTAGATGCTGTAAAGGAAATGTATCCAAAACAAAAAGTTTTAGGGGTTTTTCAGCCACATTTATTTAGTAGAACTAGAGATTTTGCTGAGGATTTTGCACAAAGTTTAGCGCGTTTCGATGAATTGATTTTATTAGATATATATCCGGCTAGAGAATTGCCAATAGAAGGTGTTAGTTCTCAGTGGTTATTAACAAAAGTAACTAATAAAAATAAGCAGCTTTCTTCAAAAGAAAATTTAGTAAATGCTATATTAAAATCTAATGCACAAATTATCGTTGTAATTGGAGCAGGAGATATCGGACAATTAATAGAAAATATTAAAAATAGTTTAAGTGAAAATTAA
- a CDS encoding cell division protein FtsQ/DivIB gives MKINWNYIKGFLLLSLVVFLYGFSHHKHATKKVHDIVVEFEQGDNLFMNYEMVDKLLIQKGKPVLNEAKTVIDLQKLETNVAAHPMVEKAAVFLTVDGVLKTKIKQRTPIARVISSTTSYYIDKQAKIMPLSENHSARVLLVSGDIIDKDIDEIYLLVTTILNDEFLKKQIIGVQKIEQHQYVLKSRIGEQDIEIGTIENLDSKFKNLKSFFNKTMADRTIDKYTSINLKYNNQVVCTKK, from the coding sequence GTGAAAATTAATTGGAATTACATAAAAGGCTTTTTACTACTTAGTTTAGTAGTGTTTTTGTATGGGTTTTCACACCATAAACACGCTACTAAAAAAGTACATGATATTGTTGTTGAATTTGAGCAAGGAGACAACCTTTTTATGAATTATGAAATGGTTGATAAATTGTTAATACAAAAAGGAAAACCTGTTCTAAATGAAGCAAAAACTGTTATAGATTTACAAAAACTGGAAACTAATGTGGCGGCACATCCTATGGTTGAAAAAGCAGCTGTTTTTTTAACAGTTGATGGTGTGCTTAAAACTAAAATAAAACAACGTACCCCAATAGCTAGAGTTATTTCTAGTACTACTAGTTATTATATTGATAAACAGGCAAAAATAATGCCTTTATCAGAGAATCATTCAGCTAGAGTTTTATTGGTTTCAGGTGATATTATAGACAAAGATATAGATGAAATTTATCTTTTAGTAACAACAATTTTGAATGATGAATTTTTAAAAAAACAAATTATTGGTGTGCAAAAAATAGAGCAACATCAGTATGTTTTAAAAAGCAGAATTGGAGAACAAGATATTGAAATAGGTACTATTGAAAATTTAGATTCAAAATTTAAAAACCTAAAGTCGTTTTTTAATAAAACAATGGCAGATAGAACAATAGATAAATACACATCAATAAATTTAAAATATAACAACCAGGTGGTTTGTACAAAAAAATAG
- the ftsA gene encoding cell division protein FtsA has product MEHNDISVGLDIGTTKIVAMIGRRNEYGKIELLGAGKAKSLGVHRGVVNNITQTIQSIQMAVDEAIAVSGIKIDEAVVGIAGQHIRSLQHSDYITRPNAEDVIDEDDLDKLEKQVHKLVMLPGEEIIHVLPQEFKVDGQPEITQPVGMYGGRLEANFHVVVGQVSSIRNVGRCIKSAGLNLAGITLEPLASAEAVLSSEEKEAGVALIDIGGGTTDLAIFKNGIIRHTAVIPFGGNVITEDIKEGCSIIEKQAELLKTKFGSAWPGENKDNEIVSIPGLRGREPKEITLKNLSKIIHARVVEIVEQVFLEIKNYGHEEPKKKLIAGIVLTGGGANLKHLKQLVEYITGMDTRIGYPNENLAGDSDEIFSTPQYATAVGLLMNGLNRLDKKNIKIKQQQAIEEAAVNEVEKQEKKEVVKEVEEPKEPKKSIFDKWGDKFRDFLDNAE; this is encoded by the coding sequence ATGGAACATAACGATATTTCAGTAGGATTAGATATAGGAACAACAAAAATTGTTGCTATGATAGGTCGTAGAAATGAATATGGTAAAATAGAGTTACTTGGAGCCGGAAAAGCAAAGAGTTTAGGTGTGCACCGAGGTGTTGTAAATAACATTACACAAACAATACAATCTATTCAAATGGCTGTAGATGAAGCTATTGCTGTTTCTGGAATTAAAATTGATGAAGCAGTTGTTGGTATTGCAGGTCAACATATTAGAAGCTTGCAGCACAGTGATTATATTACTAGACCTAATGCAGAAGATGTAATAGATGAAGATGATTTAGATAAATTAGAAAAACAAGTTCATAAGCTGGTAATGTTACCAGGTGAAGAAATTATACATGTATTACCTCAAGAATTTAAAGTTGATGGTCAGCCAGAAATTACACAACCAGTTGGTATGTACGGAGGTAGGCTAGAAGCTAATTTTCATGTAGTTGTAGGTCAGGTTTCTTCAATTAGAAATGTAGGTCGTTGTATAAAAAGTGCAGGTCTAAATTTAGCAGGTATTACCTTAGAACCTTTAGCATCAGCCGAAGCTGTTTTAAGTAGTGAAGAGAAAGAAGCTGGTGTTGCGTTAATTGATATAGGAGGAGGAACAACAGATTTAGCAATATTTAAAAATGGAATTATTCGTCATACAGCGGTTATTCCATTTGGAGGTAATGTAATAACAGAAGATATTAAAGAAGGTTGTTCTATTATAGAAAAACAAGCAGAATTATTAAAAACAAAGTTTGGATCTGCTTGGCCAGGAGAAAATAAAGACAATGAAATTGTTTCAATTCCAGGCTTAAGGGGAAGAGAACCAAAAGAGATTACTCTAAAAAACTTGTCAAAAATTATTCATGCACGTGTAGTTGAAATTGTTGAACAAGTATTTTTAGAAATTAAAAATTACGGTCACGAAGAGCCAAAGAAAAAATTAATAGCAGGTATTGTTTTAACTGGTGGAGGTGCAAACCTAAAACATTTAAAACAATTGGTTGAATATATTACTGGTATGGATACCAGAATTGGATATCCTAATGAAAATTTAGCAGGAGATTCTGATGAGATTTTTTCAACACCACAATATGCAACAGCAGTTGGGTTGTTAATGAATGGTTTAAATAGGCTTGATAAAAAAAATATAAAAATAAAACAACAGCAAGCAATTGAAGAAGCAGCTGTTAATGAAGTCGAAAAACAAGAAAAGAAAGAGGTTGTTAAAGAAGTTGAAGAACCCAAAGAACCCAAAAAATCAATTTTTGATAAATGGGGAGATAAGTTTAGAGATTTTTTAGACAATGCCGAGTAA
- the ftsZ gene encoding cell division protein FtsZ codes for MSSSDFSNISFDLPKNQSNVIKVIGVGGGGSNAVNHMYSQGINGVDFVICNTDAQALQNSPIPTKIQLGVSLTEGLGAGANPDVGEQAALESIQEIKDMLSSNSKMVFITVGMGGGTGTGAAPIIARVARELDLLTIGVVTIPFSFEGKMRNDQAQKGIERLREYVDSLVVINNNKLREVYGNLGFKAGFSKADEVLSTASRGIAEVITHHYTQNIDLKDAKTVLSNSGTAIMGSATASGANRSLEAISKALDSPLLNDNKITGAKNVLLLIVSGAEEITIDEIGEINDYIQSEAKSNVNIIMGVGEDENLGDAIAVTIVATGFNKDQQHEISNTEAKKIIHTLGDEQEASFDFSEDVTVKTTPKATDESLNDSEDVIEDKVVFDLGEEDEEDDFSIIPTTEFIKNIDVVCEEVSADAIDDEDFVITPINPIKAEVEEAPVVEKEQQIEFTFDMPIPQKTKKTKAEEDPNIAINSIEVVDHKVIEPEKKVEEDVYFTLEDYSELEDNLTKASKPVAEKKSEAISEELNLTLRANDKPKIDVNEEIVVDHKEVSPLDLTISELQKRAADRREKMKNFNYKFINKVNKNIDEIEKEPAYKRMGVQLDRRSHSSEINQSRTTLDVDGNDDLKFRSNNSFLHDNVD; via the coding sequence ATGAGCAGTTCAGATTTTAGCAATATTTCATTCGATTTACCGAAAAATCAATCAAACGTAATAAAAGTAATAGGAGTAGGAGGAGGAGGTAGTAATGCCGTAAACCATATGTACTCACAAGGTATTAACGGAGTTGATTTTGTTATTTGTAATACCGATGCTCAGGCATTACAAAATAGCCCAATTCCAACTAAAATTCAATTAGGTGTTTCACTAACTGAAGGTTTAGGTGCAGGAGCAAATCCAGATGTTGGAGAGCAAGCTGCTTTAGAAAGCATTCAAGAAATAAAAGATATGTTATCTTCTAATTCTAAAATGGTGTTTATTACTGTTGGAATGGGTGGTGGTACAGGAACTGGTGCCGCTCCAATTATTGCAAGAGTAGCGCGTGAATTAGATTTGTTAACTATTGGTGTGGTTACAATTCCTTTTTCTTTTGAAGGTAAAATGCGTAATGATCAAGCTCAAAAAGGTATTGAAAGATTACGTGAGTATGTAGACTCTTTAGTTGTAATAAATAACAATAAATTAAGAGAAGTATATGGAAATTTAGGCTTTAAGGCAGGTTTCTCTAAAGCAGATGAAGTACTATCAACAGCATCTAGAGGAATTGCAGAAGTTATAACACACCACTATACTCAAAATATAGATTTAAAAGATGCAAAAACAGTACTTTCTAATAGCGGTACTGCTATTATGGGATCTGCAACTGCATCTGGAGCTAATAGATCTTTAGAGGCTATTTCAAAAGCATTAGACTCTCCTTTATTAAATGATAATAAAATAACAGGAGCCAAAAATGTACTATTATTAATTGTTTCTGGTGCCGAAGAAATTACAATTGATGAAATAGGAGAAATTAACGATTATATTCAATCTGAAGCAAAATCTAATGTAAATATTATAATGGGTGTTGGTGAAGATGAAAACTTAGGTGACGCTATTGCAGTTACTATAGTTGCAACGGGTTTTAATAAAGACCAACAACATGAAATTTCAAATACAGAAGCTAAAAAAATAATTCATACCTTAGGTGATGAACAAGAAGCTTCATTCGATTTTTCAGAGGATGTAACTGTTAAAACTACCCCAAAAGCTACTGATGAGTCTTTAAATGATTCAGAAGATGTTATAGAAGATAAAGTTGTTTTTGATTTAGGTGAAGAAGATGAAGAAGATGATTTTTCAATTATTCCTACCACTGAATTTATAAAAAATATTGATGTTGTTTGCGAAGAGGTTTCTGCAGATGCAATTGATGATGAAGATTTTGTAATAACTCCTATAAATCCGATAAAAGCTGAAGTTGAAGAAGCTCCTGTAGTTGAAAAAGAACAGCAAATTGAATTTACTTTCGATATGCCAATTCCTCAAAAAACAAAAAAAACAAAAGCAGAAGAAGATCCAAATATTGCTATTAATTCTATAGAAGTTGTAGATCATAAAGTAATTGAGCCTGAGAAAAAAGTTGAAGAAGATGTTTATTTTACCCTTGAAGATTACAGTGAATTAGAGGATAATTTAACAAAAGCCTCAAAGCCAGTTGCTGAAAAAAAGAGCGAAGCAATAAGCGAAGAATTAAACTTAACATTACGCGCAAATGACAAACCTAAAATTGATGTAAACGAAGAAATTGTTGTAGATCATAAAGAAGTATCTCCTTTAGATTTAACAATTTCAGAATTACAAAAAAGAGCAGCGGATAGAAGAGAAAAAATGAAAAATTTTAACTATAAGTTTATTAATAAAGTAAATAAAAATATAGACGAAATAGAAAAAGAACCAGCTTATAAAAGAATGGGAGTTCAATTAGATAGAAGATCACATTCTTCTGAAATTAATCAATCAAGAACAACATTAGATGTTGATGGAAATGATGATTTAAAATTTAGATCTAATAACTCTTTTTTACATGATAATGTAGACTAA
- a CDS encoding GatB/YqeY domain-containing protein, whose product MSLQENLMVKIKEAMKSKDKVALESLRAIKSEILLAQTKTGATEDLTEAEEIKLLQKLVKQRKDSATLYKEQGRDDLAAPELAQVEIIAQFLPEQLDQAALSKIIEEIISKVGATSMKDMGKVMGVASKQLAGKADGKAISNAVKQLLA is encoded by the coding sequence ATGAGTTTACAAGAAAATTTAATGGTTAAAATTAAAGAAGCTATGAAATCTAAAGATAAAGTAGCTTTAGAATCTTTAAGAGCCATAAAATCTGAAATACTATTAGCGCAAACTAAAACTGGAGCAACTGAAGATTTAACGGAAGCAGAAGAAATAAAGTTACTTCAAAAATTAGTAAAACAACGAAAAGATAGTGCAACTTTGTACAAAGAACAAGGTAGAGATGATTTAGCAGCTCCTGAGCTAGCACAAGTTGAGATTATTGCTCAATTTTTACCAGAGCAATTAGATCAAGCTGCTTTAAGTAAAATTATTGAAGAAATTATTTCAAAAGTTGGAGCAACGTCTATGAAAGATATGGGTAAAGTAATGGGTGTGGCTTCTAAACAATTAGCAGGTAAAGCTGATGGTAAAGCAATTTCTAATGCTGTAAAACAGTTGTTAGCATAA